In Mixta intestinalis, the following are encoded in one genomic region:
- a CDS encoding DUF441 domain-containing protein, translating into MTAYASILILLLLGSLSLLVHNTAVTISIAILLLIRITPLSHFFPYIEKQGLTLGIIILTVGVMAPLISGSLPAATLLKSFLDWKSLLAIGVGIVVSWLGGRGVALMSSQPTIVGGLLIGTIIGVSLFRGVPVGPLIAAGIVSLFLFNK; encoded by the coding sequence ATGACAGCCTATGCTTCTATTCTGATATTACTGCTACTCGGCAGCCTGAGCTTACTGGTCCATAACACTGCGGTGACTATTTCTATCGCCATTCTGCTGTTGATAAGAATTACGCCGCTCTCGCACTTTTTTCCCTATATTGAGAAACAGGGCCTGACGCTGGGCATCATTATTCTGACCGTAGGCGTGATGGCACCGCTAATCAGCGGTTCTCTGCCTGCCGCTACGCTGCTGAAATCCTTCCTCGACTGGAAATCACTGCTGGCAATTGGCGTCGGCATTGTGGTTTCCTGGCTGGGGGGACGCGGCGTCGCGCTGATGAGCAGCCAGCCCACCATCGTCGGCGGCCTGCTGATCGGCACCATTATCGGCGTCTCGCTGTTTCGCGGCGTACCGGTGGGGCCGCTGATTGCCGCCGGGATAGTTTCGCTGTTTCTGTTCAATAAATAG
- the ppa gene encoding inorganic diphosphatase, whose product MSLNLVPAGKDLPEDIYVIIEIPANADPIKYEVDKESGALFVDRFMSTAMFYPCNYGYINHTLSLDGDPVDVLVPTPYPLQPGSVIRCRPVGVLKMTDESGEDAKLVAVPHTKLSKEYDHIKDVNDLPELLRAQITHFFEHYKDLEKGKWVKVDGWDNAEAAKEEIRTSFERAAKK is encoded by the coding sequence ATGAGTTTGAACCTGGTTCCCGCCGGTAAAGATCTGCCAGAAGATATCTATGTAATTATCGAGATCCCGGCTAACGCCGATCCGATCAAATATGAAGTAGATAAAGAGTCTGGCGCGCTGTTTGTTGACCGCTTTATGTCAACCGCTATGTTCTATCCGTGCAACTACGGTTACATCAACCACACCCTCTCCCTGGATGGCGATCCGGTTGACGTGCTGGTGCCGACACCGTACCCGCTGCAGCCTGGCTCAGTGATCCGCTGCCGCCCGGTTGGCGTACTGAAAATGACCGACGAGTCTGGTGAAGATGCGAAACTGGTTGCCGTGCCGCACACCAAACTGTCCAAAGAGTACGATCACATTAAAGATGTGAACGATCTGCCGGAGCTGCTGCGTGCGCAGATCACCCATTTCTTTGAACACTACAAAGATCTGGAAAAAGGCAAATGGGTTAAAGTTGACGGCTGGGATAACGCTGAAGCCGCTAAAGAAGAGATTCGCACCTCTTTTGAACGTGCAGCGAAAAAATAA
- a CDS encoding gamma-glutamylcyclotransferase family protein — MRIIVYGSLRRKQGNSHWMTNAQWLGDHQIEGYDLYNLGLYPGVVPGEGTVYGEVYRIDASTLGELDALRTSGGEYKRQLIQTPYGSAWLYVYQRSVEGLARISSGDWLQRDEASSGE; from the coding sequence ATGCGAATAATTGTCTACGGCAGTTTACGGCGCAAACAGGGAAACAGTCACTGGATGACAAACGCGCAGTGGCTCGGCGATCATCAGATCGAGGGCTACGACCTGTACAACTTGGGCCTTTATCCCGGCGTCGTGCCGGGAGAGGGTACGGTGTATGGGGAAGTTTATCGGATCGATGCCAGTACGTTAGGGGAACTGGACGCGCTGCGAACCAGCGGTGGTGAGTATAAACGCCAGCTAATTCAGACGCCGTACGGCAGCGCCTGGCTCTACGTTTACCAGCGTTCGGTTGAGGGTTTGGCGCGCATTTCCAGCGGCGACTGGTTGCAGCGGGATGAAGCATCTTCAGGTGAATAA
- the tamB gene encoding autotransporter assembly complex protein TamB: MKLWKKVLIGVLIFIVVLLGGVLLLVGTTPGLHLLLNSAARWVPGLAIERVDGGWRNLTLKGVQYEMPGVTVNAGELHLAVQLGCLKNSAFCVNDLALSDVNVVVDSSKMAPTSAPPEEEEKSSGDISTPYPITLRQLRLHNINVKVDNTAVSLMDFTTGMHWQQRALTLTPTHIQSLLVALPKAAQVADEQVVQPKIEQPQPQEKPLGETLKAMFEQPLLPALPDFRLPLDIEVQEITGEQLRLTGDTDLAINRLLLKAKTQDRLLQLQTLDIDSPQGQVNASGQAQLVDNWPIDFSLNGALNIEPLKGEKLKMTLGGALRQQLQLALNLSGPLDAQLKGQTELATPGLPLQLKLTSPQLRWPLSGAVQYQASDLDFSFSGKATDYVMSLRTALKGEAIPPAELALDGKGNVEQFSLDKLRLSALKGHADLSGVVDWSKAISWRSELTLNGINTSQQYPDWPATLDGKITTRGSLYGGSWQMRVPTLQLQGKVRQNAVSADGTLYGNSYNQWNIPGIKLVLGRNNLNVKGELGEKLNLDAIVDASHLDNALPGLGGVVQGTIKARGTLQAPQLLADLTANGLRWQELHIAHVRLESDVRSSDRVAGKLQLRVDRLSQASLAINRLTLDADGDENKHQLKLVVNGDPVSGQLALNGSFDRQQQRWRGTLNNTFFDTPVGEWRLTRAMSIDYLNARQTATIGAHCWRNPNAQLCVPQPIEAGPDGHARIELNRFDLAMLRPFLPPETQLAGVFSGDADVNWHSDGSLPVGRVALKGSGVKVTQDVEGNALPIAFDTLNLNAAMRNGRAELDWLLRIANNGQLDGKVQISDPQNRRILSGNININNLSLALLNPALMQGEEIKGMLNSALRLGGDVQRPQIYGQLGLRDVDVKGSFMPVDLTSANLSVAFNGMRSTLQGLIQTTHGGINLNGNADWSQLDNWRAHIAAKGDRVRVTVPPMVRMDVSPDLTFDASPVAFNLDGRVDVPWARIVVQEVPESATGVSSDEVLLDKNLQPVAPQTAAVPINSDLIIHVGDDVHLSAFGLKAKLNGDLKLVQDKRGLGLNGQINIPSGRFHAYGQDLVVRKGELQFAGPPDQPYINMEAIRNPDATEDGVTAGLRVTGLADEPKAEIFSDPAMSQQEALSYLLRGQGLDTDGDSNALTSALVGLGVAQSGQVVGKIGETFGVSNLALDTAGVGDSQQVQVSGYVLPGLQVKYGVGIFDSLATLTLRYRLMPKLYLEAVSGIDQALDLLYQFEF; encoded by the coding sequence ATGAAGCTATGGAAAAAGGTCCTGATTGGCGTACTGATTTTTATCGTGGTGTTGCTGGGCGGCGTGCTGTTGCTGGTGGGTACAACGCCCGGCCTGCATCTGCTGCTGAACAGTGCGGCACGCTGGGTGCCGGGGCTGGCAATCGAACGGGTGGATGGCGGCTGGCGTAACCTGACGCTGAAGGGCGTGCAGTATGAGATGCCTGGTGTGACGGTTAACGCGGGCGAACTACATCTGGCGGTGCAGCTGGGCTGCCTGAAAAACTCCGCTTTCTGCGTTAACGATCTGGCGCTGAGCGATGTCAATGTGGTGGTCGACAGCAGCAAAATGGCGCCGACCAGCGCACCTCCTGAGGAAGAGGAAAAGTCGTCGGGCGATATCAGCACGCCTTATCCCATCACGCTGCGTCAGCTGCGCCTGCACAATATCAACGTAAAGGTGGATAACACCGCTGTTTCACTGATGGATTTCACCACCGGGATGCACTGGCAGCAACGGGCGCTGACGCTAACGCCGACGCATATACAAAGCCTGCTGGTGGCGTTACCTAAAGCCGCGCAGGTGGCAGATGAGCAGGTGGTTCAGCCGAAAATCGAGCAGCCGCAACCGCAGGAAAAACCGCTGGGCGAAACGCTGAAGGCAATGTTCGAGCAGCCGTTGCTGCCCGCACTGCCCGATTTCCGTCTGCCGCTGGATATTGAAGTACAGGAAATTACTGGTGAGCAGCTACGCCTGACTGGCGATACCGATCTGGCGATAAACCGCCTGCTGCTGAAGGCGAAAACTCAGGATCGCCTGTTGCAGCTCCAGACGCTGGATATCGACTCGCCGCAGGGCCAGGTTAACGCCAGCGGCCAGGCGCAGCTGGTTGATAACTGGCCCATAGATTTCTCCCTTAACGGTGCGCTTAACATAGAACCCCTGAAAGGCGAGAAGCTGAAAATGACGCTCGGCGGCGCGCTGCGTCAGCAGCTTCAGTTGGCGCTGAATCTTTCCGGGCCGCTGGATGCGCAGCTGAAGGGGCAAACCGAGCTGGCGACGCCGGGCCTGCCGTTACAGTTAAAACTGACCAGCCCGCAGCTACGCTGGCCGTTGAGCGGTGCGGTGCAGTACCAGGCCAGCGATCTGGATTTCAGCTTTAGCGGTAAGGCCACCGACTACGTTATGTCGTTGCGCACCGCGCTGAAAGGGGAGGCGATACCGCCTGCCGAACTGGCGCTGGACGGCAAAGGTAACGTTGAGCAGTTCAGTCTGGATAAACTACGCCTGTCAGCACTGAAAGGACATGCGGATCTCAGCGGCGTGGTGGACTGGAGCAAGGCGATCAGCTGGCGCAGTGAGCTGACGCTCAATGGCATCAATACCAGCCAGCAGTATCCCGACTGGCCCGCCACGCTGGATGGCAAAATTACCACGCGCGGTAGCCTGTACGGCGGTAGCTGGCAGATGCGCGTGCCAACGCTACAGCTGCAAGGCAAGGTGCGGCAGAATGCGGTGTCCGCCGACGGTACGCTGTATGGCAACAGCTACAACCAGTGGAATATTCCCGGCATCAAGCTGGTGCTGGGGCGCAATAACCTGAATGTTAAGGGAGAACTGGGCGAGAAGCTTAACCTCGATGCGATTGTTGACGCCTCGCATCTGGATAATGCGCTACCCGGACTCGGCGGCGTGGTGCAGGGCACGATTAAAGCCCGCGGTACGCTACAGGCACCGCAGCTGCTGGCGGATCTTACCGCTAACGGCCTGCGCTGGCAGGAGCTACACATTGCTCACGTACGGCTGGAGAGCGACGTACGTTCCAGCGATCGGGTGGCGGGAAAACTTCAGCTGCGCGTTGATCGCCTTAGCCAGGCGTCGCTGGCCATCAATCGCCTGACGCTGGATGCCGATGGCGATGAGAACAAACATCAGCTGAAGCTGGTGGTCAATGGCGATCCGGTCTCCGGTCAGCTGGCGCTCAACGGCAGTTTCGATCGCCAGCAGCAGCGCTGGCGCGGCACGCTGAACAACACCTTCTTCGATACGCCGGTAGGCGAATGGCGACTGACGCGTGCCATGTCGATCGATTACCTTAATGCCCGTCAGACCGCGACTATCGGCGCGCACTGCTGGCGCAATCCGAACGCGCAGCTCTGCGTGCCGCAGCCGATTGAGGCGGGGCCGGACGGCCATGCGCGCATCGAACTTAACCGTTTCGACCTGGCGATGCTGCGTCCTTTCCTGCCGCCGGAAACACAGCTGGCTGGCGTATTTAGCGGTGATGCCGATGTCAACTGGCACAGCGACGGCTCGCTGCCGGTTGGACGCGTAGCGCTGAAGGGCAGCGGTGTGAAGGTCACACAGGATGTCGAAGGTAACGCGCTGCCGATCGCCTTTGATACGCTGAACCTTAATGCCGCCATGCGCAACGGGCGCGCAGAGCTGGACTGGCTGCTGCGAATTGCCAACAACGGCCAGCTTGACGGTAAAGTGCAGATCAGCGATCCGCAGAATCGCCGCATCCTGTCGGGCAATATCAATATCAATAACCTTTCGCTGGCGCTGCTGAATCCTGCGCTGATGCAGGGTGAAGAGATCAAAGGGATGTTGAATAGTGCGCTGCGGCTCGGCGGGGATGTGCAGCGCCCACAAATATATGGTCAGCTGGGGCTGCGTGATGTTGATGTAAAAGGCAGCTTTATGCCGGTTGATTTAACCAGCGCCAACCTTTCTGTGGCGTTTAACGGCATGCGCTCCACCTTGCAGGGGTTGATTCAGACCACGCACGGTGGCATCAATCTCAACGGCAACGCGGACTGGAGCCAGCTGGATAACTGGCGTGCCCACATCGCCGCCAAAGGCGATCGCGTACGGGTTACCGTGCCGCCGATGGTGCGCATGGATGTTTCGCCGGATCTGACCTTTGATGCCTCGCCGGTCGCCTTCAATCTGGATGGGCGTGTAGATGTGCCATGGGCGCGTATCGTGGTACAGGAAGTGCCGGAAAGCGCTACCGGCGTCTCTTCGGATGAAGTGTTGCTGGATAAAAACCTTCAGCCGGTAGCGCCGCAGACGGCGGCGGTGCCGATCAACAGCGATCTGATTATCCATGTTGGCGACGATGTGCATCTCAGCGCGTTTGGCCTGAAGGCGAAGCTGAACGGCGATCTGAAGCTGGTGCAGGATAAGCGCGGCCTGGGGCTGAACGGACAAATTAACATTCCGTCCGGGCGCTTCCATGCTTACGGTCAGGATCTGGTGGTTCGCAAGGGTGAGCTACAGTTTGCCGGCCCGCCGGATCAGCCTTATATCAATATGGAAGCGATCCGTAACCCGGATGCCACCGAAGATGGCGTGACCGCCGGACTACGCGTGACTGGCCTGGCAGATGAGCCGAAAGCGGAGATTTTCTCCGATCCGGCGATGTCGCAGCAGGAGGCGCTCTCTTACCTGTTACGCGGGCAGGGGCTGGATACCGATGGTGACAGTAACGCCCTGACTTCCGCTCTGGTAGGTTTAGGGGTTGCACAAAGTGGGCAGGTTGTGGGTAAAATCGGCGAGACCTTCGGCGTCAGTAATCTGGCCCTGGATACCGCTGGGGTTGGCGACAGCCAACAGGTGCAGGTCAGCGGCTATGTGCTGCCGGGTCTACAGGTAAAATATGGAGTGGGCATCTTTGATTCACTGGCGACCTTAACCTTGCGTTATCGCCTGATGCCCAAGCTCTATCTGGAAGCAGTGTCCGGCATCGACCAGGCACTCGATTTGCTCTATCAGTTTGAGTTTTAG
- the tamA gene encoding autotransporter assembly complex protein TamA yields MTCLLIAAPAAQAANIRLQLEGLTGDLQKNVRASLSTIDTDEVTADGRFRARVKKAIEEGLRALGYYEPDINFESRPAPKKGGRPVLIARVSPGEPVKIAGSTIILRGDARNDVEYQQWIKEGRPKNGVILNHGQYDSFKSGFTNLALRNGYFDGEFKKSQLGVSVERREAYWDLDYDSGKRYRFGDVIFEGSQIREEYLQNLVPFKKGDYYSSRDLAELNRRLSATGWFNSVVVAPEFDKTTSDKILPLSGVVAPRTENTIETGIGYSTDVGPRLKATWRKPWVNSRGHSLTTSANISAPEQQLDFSYKVPLLKSPLEQYYLMQGGLKRTDLNDTKADSTTLALSRYWDSSSGWQKAINLRWSLDHFTQANVTNTTMLIYPGVSVNRTRSRGGLMPTWGDSQRYSVDISDTTWGSDVDFLVLQAQNVWIRTLADRHRFVVRGNLGWIETNNFEKVPPDLRFFAGGDRSIRGYKYKGISPRDEDGKLTGASNLATGSLEYQYNVTGKWWGAVFVDSGEAVNDIKQSNFKTGAGFGVRWQSPVGPIKFDLARPIGDKEEHGLQFYIGLGPEL; encoded by the coding sequence ATGACCTGTTTGCTGATTGCCGCGCCTGCCGCTCAGGCAGCGAATATCCGCTTACAGCTTGAAGGGTTAACCGGGGATTTACAGAAAAACGTCAGGGCAAGTCTCTCTACTATTGATACGGATGAAGTCACGGCGGACGGTCGATTTCGCGCACGCGTGAAAAAAGCGATTGAAGAAGGCCTGCGTGCGCTGGGCTACTATGAGCCGGATATCAACTTTGAGAGCCGTCCCGCACCGAAAAAGGGCGGGAGGCCGGTGCTGATTGCGCGGGTATCGCCCGGCGAGCCGGTAAAAATTGCGGGCAGCACCATTATCCTGCGCGGCGATGCGCGCAACGACGTTGAATATCAACAGTGGATAAAAGAAGGGCGGCCCAAAAATGGCGTCATCCTCAATCACGGTCAATATGACAGTTTCAAAAGCGGCTTTACTAATCTGGCGCTGCGTAACGGTTACTTCGACGGCGAATTTAAAAAAAGCCAGCTGGGTGTTTCGGTAGAGCGGCGCGAAGCTTACTGGGATCTCGACTATGACAGCGGTAAGCGTTACCGTTTTGGTGATGTGATCTTTGAAGGATCGCAAATTCGTGAAGAGTATTTGCAGAACCTGGTGCCGTTCAAAAAGGGCGACTACTACAGTTCGCGTGACCTGGCGGAGCTGAACCGTCGACTGTCGGCCACCGGCTGGTTTAACTCGGTAGTCGTGGCACCAGAGTTTGATAAAACCACGTCGGATAAAATCCTGCCGCTCAGCGGCGTCGTGGCTCCGCGTACAGAAAACACCATCGAAACCGGTATCGGCTACTCTACCGACGTTGGCCCGCGCCTGAAGGCGACCTGGCGTAAACCCTGGGTCAACTCACGCGGGCACAGTCTGACCACCAGTGCCAATATCTCCGCGCCCGAACAGCAGCTCGATTTCAGCTACAAAGTGCCGCTGCTGAAAAGCCCGCTGGAACAATATTATCTGATGCAGGGCGGCCTGAAACGTACCGATCTGAACGATACCAAAGCCGATTCCACCACGCTTGCGCTGTCGCGCTACTGGGATAGCAGCTCCGGCTGGCAAAAGGCGATAAATCTGCGCTGGAGCCTCGATCACTTTACCCAGGCCAACGTAACTAACACCACGATGCTAATCTATCCCGGCGTCAGCGTTAATCGCACGCGCTCACGAGGCGGATTGATGCCAACCTGGGGCGATTCACAGCGCTACTCCGTCGATATTTCCGACACAACATGGGGATCCGATGTTGATTTCCTGGTGCTTCAGGCACAAAACGTCTGGATTCGTACGCTGGCGGATCGCCACCGCTTCGTAGTGCGTGGCAATCTCGGCTGGATTGAAACTAATAACTTTGAAAAAGTCCCTCCCGACCTACGCTTCTTTGCCGGTGGTGACCGCAGCATTCGCGGTTACAAATATAAAGGTATCTCTCCACGCGATGAGGATGGCAAGCTGACCGGTGCTTCAAACCTGGCGACCGGGTCGCTGGAGTATCAATATAACGTGACCGGCAAGTGGTGGGGCGCAGTGTTTGTCGATTCCGGCGAGGCGGTAAACGATATCAAGCAGAGTAACTTTAAAACCGGCGCGGGTTTCGGCGTACGCTGGCAGTCGCCGGTCGGCCCGATTAAGTTCGACCTGGCACGGCCCATCGGCGATAAAGAGGAACATGGTTTGCAGTTTTACATTGGATTGGGGCCTGAACTATGA
- a CDS encoding hemolysin family protein — MLDSLLVILVLITVSAFFSLSEISLAAARKIKLKLLADEGNINAQRVLKMQETPGMFFTVVQIGLNAVAILGGIVGDSAFSPSFQSLFENLVSPELAEQLSFICSFTLVTSLFILFADLTPKRIGMIAPEAIALRIINPMRFCLLLFRPMVWFFNGMANMIFRLFKIPMVRKDDITSDDIYAVVEAGALAGVLRKQEHELIENVFELESRTVPSSMTSRENIVWFDLHEDESSLKAKIALHPHSKFLVCNGDIDHIVGYVDSKELLLRVLGNQSMTLNSGVQIRSALIVPDTLTLSEALESFKTAGEDFAVIMNEYALVVGIITLNDVMTTLMGDLVGQGLEEQIVARDENSWLVEGGTPIDDVMRVLDIDEFPQSGNYETIGGFMMYMLRKIPKRTDFVKFAGYKFEVVDIDSYRIDQLLVTRIDERPVTLTISKEAEE, encoded by the coding sequence ATGCTAGATAGCTTACTTGTCATACTCGTGTTGATTACGGTCAGCGCTTTTTTTTCTCTGTCAGAAATATCGCTGGCTGCCGCACGTAAAATAAAACTGAAACTGCTGGCCGATGAGGGCAACATCAACGCGCAACGCGTGTTGAAAATGCAGGAAACGCCAGGTATGTTTTTTACCGTGGTGCAGATCGGCCTGAACGCGGTCGCCATCCTTGGCGGTATCGTCGGCGACTCCGCTTTTTCCCCCTCTTTTCAAAGCCTGTTTGAAAACCTGGTTTCGCCGGAGCTGGCCGAACAGCTGAGCTTTATCTGCTCGTTTACGCTGGTGACCAGCCTGTTCATTCTGTTTGCCGATCTGACGCCAAAACGCATTGGCATGATTGCGCCAGAAGCAATTGCCCTGCGCATCATCAACCCGATGCGCTTCTGCCTGCTGCTGTTCCGCCCGATGGTGTGGTTCTTCAACGGCATGGCGAATATGATCTTTCGCCTGTTCAAAATCCCGATGGTGCGCAAGGACGATATCACCTCAGACGATATTTACGCGGTGGTAGAAGCGGGTGCGCTGGCAGGCGTGCTACGTAAGCAAGAACATGAGCTGATTGAGAATGTGTTTGAGCTGGAATCGCGCACCGTGCCATCGTCCATGACCTCACGTGAAAATATTGTTTGGTTCGATCTGCATGAAGATGAGAGCAGCCTGAAGGCCAAGATTGCACTGCATCCTCATTCAAAATTCCTGGTCTGTAATGGCGATATTGATCATATCGTCGGCTACGTGGATTCCAAAGAGCTGCTGCTGCGCGTCCTCGGCAACCAGAGCATGACGCTGAACAGCGGCGTGCAAATTCGTTCCGCGCTGATTGTGCCGGATACCCTGACGCTTTCCGAAGCGCTGGAAAGCTTTAAAACCGCAGGCGAAGACTTTGCGGTGATTATGAATGAATACGCGCTGGTGGTTGGCATCATCACGCTTAACGACGTAATGACCACGCTGATGGGCGATCTGGTCGGTCAGGGGCTGGAGGAGCAGATTGTCGCACGCGATGAGAACTCATGGCTGGTGGAAGGCGGTACGCCGATCGATGACGTGATGCGTGTGCTGGATATCGATGAGTTCCCGCAGTCCGGCAACTATGAAACCATCGGCGGCTTTATGATGTATATGCTGCGTAAAATCCCGAAACGCACCGACTTCGTTAAGTTTGCAGGCTACAAGTTTGAAGTGGTGGATATTGACAGCTATCGCATCGACCAGCTGTTGGTAACACGCATTGATGAGCGTCCGGTGACGCTGACAATAAGTAAAGAAGCTGAAGAATAA
- a CDS encoding DUF1107 domain-containing protein, translating to MKIFQRYNPFQIAKYVKTLFKGRIYIKDVGAFEFDKGKILVPRVKDKQHYSVMSEVNRQVLRLQGEYQ from the coding sequence ATGAAGATTTTTCAGCGTTATAATCCTTTCCAGATCGCCAAATACGTCAAAACATTGTTTAAAGGAAGGATTTACATCAAGGACGTGGGCGCGTTCGAGTTTGATAAAGGTAAAATTCTCGTTCCGCGCGTAAAGGATAAGCAACACTATAGCGTGATGTCAGAGGTGAACCGCCAGGTGCTTCGTCTGCAAGGTGAGTATCAATAA
- a CDS encoding YtfJ family protein — translation MIRAPLALLLSLILPLTAEAHNFSNAQRVAPVGISDKGEFNYQHDSFSYRPWNSAQLMGKVRVLQHIAGRSSAKQKNAALIEAIKQAKLPHDSYQTTTIINTDDAIPGTGMFVHSSIETNKKQYPWSQFIVDENGIAKRTWQLEKGGSAIVVLDKEGRVRFAKDGALSQQEVQQVIALLHQLLQAPSLKK, via the coding sequence ATGATTCGCGCCCCGCTTGCCTTGCTTCTTAGCCTGATACTGCCGCTTACCGCTGAGGCTCATAATTTTAGCAATGCCCAGCGCGTTGCGCCCGTCGGTATCAGTGATAAAGGAGAGTTTAACTATCAGCACGACAGCTTCAGCTATCGTCCATGGAACAGCGCTCAGCTAATGGGGAAGGTGCGGGTACTGCAACATATCGCCGGACGCTCATCGGCAAAGCAGAAAAACGCGGCGCTAATCGAAGCGATAAAACAGGCAAAACTGCCGCACGACAGTTATCAAACTACCACCATTATCAATACTGATGACGCAATACCCGGCACCGGTATGTTTGTGCACAGCAGTATCGAAACCAATAAAAAGCAGTACCCGTGGTCACAGTTTATTGTTGATGAGAATGGTATAGCGAAACGCACCTGGCAGCTGGAAAAAGGCGGTTCCGCTATCGTGGTGCTGGATAAAGAGGGACGGGTACGCTTTGCTAAAGATGGCGCGCTCAGCCAGCAAGAGGTACAGCAGGTTATCGCCCTGCTGCATCAGCTGCTGCAAGCGCCGTCGCTTAAAAAATAG
- the cysQ gene encoding 3'(2'),5'-bisphosphate nucleotidase CysQ — translation MLEQICQLAREAGDAIMMVYNGEAPLDVSHKSDDSPVTAADLAAHRIIMQGLQQLSPETPVLSEEDPQSWEERQHWQRYWLVDPLDGTKEFLKRNGEFTVNIALIEQGKPVLGVVYAPVLGVMYSAAEGKAWKEEGGQKAQIKIRDARPPLVVVSRSHRDGDELEEYLKQLGEHQTISIGSSLKFCLVAEGKAQLYPRFGPTNIWDTGAGHAVALAAGAHVHDWKGRTLDYTPRESFLNPGFRVSIF, via the coding sequence ATGTTAGAGCAAATTTGCCAGCTGGCGCGCGAAGCGGGCGATGCCATAATGATGGTCTACAATGGCGAGGCTCCGCTCGACGTTTCTCACAAATCTGACGATTCGCCAGTGACCGCAGCCGATCTGGCGGCGCACAGAATTATCATGCAGGGACTACAACAGCTGTCGCCGGAGACGCCGGTGCTGTCAGAGGAAGATCCGCAAAGCTGGGAAGAACGCCAGCACTGGCAGCGTTACTGGCTGGTAGATCCGCTGGATGGTACCAAAGAATTCCTTAAGCGCAACGGCGAGTTCACCGTTAACATTGCGCTAATCGAGCAGGGCAAGCCAGTGCTGGGCGTGGTTTACGCGCCGGTTCTGGGCGTTATGTACTCTGCCGCAGAAGGCAAAGCGTGGAAAGAAGAGGGTGGACAGAAGGCGCAGATCAAAATTCGTGACGCGCGTCCACCGCTGGTTGTGGTCAGCCGCTCCCATCGCGATGGCGATGAGTTGGAAGAATATTTAAAGCAGTTAGGCGAGCATCAAACCATCTCTATCGGCTCTTCGCTGAAATTCTGCCTGGTGGCAGAAGGAAAGGCGCAGCTCTATCCACGCTTTGGGCCGACCAACATCTGGGATACCGGTGCGGGCCACGCGGTAGCGCTGGCCGCAGGCGCGCATGTACATGACTGGAAAGGGCGCACGCTGGACTATACGCCGCGTGAATCCTTCCTCAACCCCGGTTTCCGCGTCTCTATTTTTTAA